From a single Rosa rugosa chromosome 7, drRosRugo1.1, whole genome shotgun sequence genomic region:
- the LOC133722452 gene encoding L-type lectin-domain containing receptor kinase S.4-like — protein sequence MADPLILFCALLLLSIPVSSQVSELFYPGFKHVGTNLTLAGIAEFENDLGILKLTNDTSRLMGSAFYTSPIRFKNSTNGKAFSFSTSFAFTIVPEYPKLGGHGFAFTIAPSKDLNSLPSQYLGLFNGSDIGNSSTHIFAIEFDTVQDLEFGDINDNHVGIDLNSLKSNASAEAAYHTDATTKQNFNLKSGKAIQAWIDYDSAQNVINVTISPLSSKPKTPLISFHVDLSPIFEEFMYVGFSASTGLLASSHYILGWSFKIDGQSQPLHLASLPKIPIPRKDHTALKIGVSVAAIALTLSVISISIYLFIRKLKNAEPIESWELELGPHRYSYQELKKATKGFRGKELLGEGGFGQVFKGTLPNSRTLVAVKRISNDSKQGLREFVAEIASIGRLRHRNLVQLLGWCRRRGDLMLVYDYMQNGSLDAYLFDEPKWVLSWEQRFGIIKGIASALHYLHEGFEQVVVHRDVKASNVLLDSEMNGRLGDFGLARLHEHGSNSNTTRVVGTLGYLAPEMPRTGKASTGSDVYAFGALLLEVVCGRRPIEPNAKPGELVLVDWVWNRYKEGKVLEVVDPRLDGVYDEREVVMVVKLGLMCSAHGPRARPNMRLVVRYLDGEVEIPEEVRPPSGSHVAGFDDFVSSFASSSSFEWFDRMSCYSNKEMDASFASLSTSPLYLLHGQTR from the coding sequence ATGGCAGATCCTCTGATATTGTTCTGTGCTCTTCTTCTGCTCTCAATACCAGTTTCATCTCAGGTCAGTGAGCTCTTCTATCCTGGTTTTAAACATGTGGGCACCAACCTAACCTTGGCAGGAATAGCAGAATTTGAAAACGATCTTGGCATTCTCAAATTGACCAATGACACCAGTAGATTAATGGGTAGTGCCTTTTACACTTCCCCAATTCGATTCAAAAACTCCACAAATGGCAAGGCCTTCTCTTTCTCCACCTCATTTGCTTTCACTATAGTTCCTGAGTATCCAAAGCTCGGCGGCCATGGCTTTGCTTTCACAATCGCCCCATCGAAGGATCTCAATTCTCTGCCTAGTCAATATCTAGGTCTCTTCAATGGCAGTGATATTGGCAACTCGTCCACACACATCTTTGCAATCGAATTCGACACAGTTCAAGACTTGGAATTTGGAGATATTAATGACAATCATGTAGGGATCGACCTCAACAGCTTGAAATCAAACGCCTCAGCTGAAGCTGCATATCACACAGATGCTACAACCAAACAAAACTTCAACCTCAAGAGTGGGAAAGCAATCCAAGCCTGGATAGACTATGATTCAGCTCAAAATGTAATCAATGTCACAATCTCACCACTCTcttccaaacccaaaaccccacTAATTTCTTTCCATGTAGATCTCTCCCCGATTTTCGAAGAGTTCATGTATGTTGGGTTCTCAGCTTCAACAGGTCTGCTTGCCAGCTCCCACTACATTCTGGGCTGGAGCTTCAAGATTGATGGACAGTCCCAACCCCTTCATCTGGCCTCTCTTCCTAAAATTCCAATACCCAGAAAAGATCACACAGCTCTGAAAATCGGAGTCTCAGTCGCAGCCATTGCTCTCACTCTATCTGTAATCTCCATATCCATCTACTTATTCATCAGGAAGCTGAAGAACGCCGAGCCAATCGAGTCATGGGAGCTCGAGCTCGGCCCACACAGATACTCCTACCAAGAACTGAAAAAAGCCACAAAAGGGTTCAGAGGAAAAGAGCTCCTCGGCGAAGGCGGGTTCGGCCAAGTGTTCAAAGGAACACTCCCCAATTCCAGAACACTAGTAGCCGTCAAGCGAATCTCGAACGATTCGAAACAGGGCCTAAGGGAATTCGTAGCGGAAATCGCAAGCATAGGTAGGCTCCGGCATAGAAATCTAGTCCAATTACTGGGATGGTGTCGCCGGAGAGGCGACCTAATGCTTGTCTATGATTACATGCAAAATGGAAGCTTGGATGCTTATTTGTTTGATGAACCGAAATGGGTGTTGAGTTGGGAACAGAGGTTTGGGATTATAAAGGGGATTGCTTCTGCGCTTCATTATCTACACGAAGGGTTTGAGCAGGTTGTGGTTCACAGAGATGTCAAGGCCAGCAATGTGTTGCTGGATAGTGAAATGAATGGGAGGCTCGGGGATTTTGGGTTGGCGAGGCTGCATGAACACGGGTCGAACTCGAACACGACTCGGGTCGTGGGTACGCTCGGATATTTGGCTCCGGAGATGCCGAGAACCGGGAAGGCGAGTACGGGTTCGGATGTGTATGCGTTTGGCGCGCTTTTGCTGGAGGTGGTATGCGGGCGGAGGCCCATTGAGCCCAACGCGAAGCCCGGGGAGTTGGTTTTGGTAGACTGGGTTTGGAACAGGTATAAAGAGGGGAAGGTACTTGAGGTGGTGGATCCCAGGCTTGATGGGGTTTATGATGAGCGGGAGGTGGTTATGGTGGTGAAGTTGGGGTTGATGTGTTCGGCCCATGGGCCGAGGGCCAGGCCCAATATGAGGCTGGTGGTGAGGTATTTGGACGGGGAGGTTGAGATTCCGGAGGAGGTGAGACCGCCGAGTGGGTCCCATGTGGCCGGGTTTGATGACTTTGTGAGCTCGTTTGCGTCGTCTTCTTCGTTTGAATGGTTTGATAGGATGAGCTGCTACTCTAATAAAGAGATGGATGCTAGTTTTGCTTCTCTTTCTACTTCTCCTCTCTATCTTCTTCATGGGCAAACCAGATAG